A DNA window from Micromonospora sp. NBC_01739 contains the following coding sequences:
- a CDS encoding SCO7613 C-terminal domain-containing membrane protein yields MATFQCSSCGREIKPAVRCPRCGAHQPQWAEHLAEIERSIAEMKAREAAIASEQRQLASKMQAAIFQRDTLAHAGSVGEGRVKQTNRPRRVLRRRPAYKSPGGATVPPVRGKPAGGDPPPPRVPRQGPSAGTEDLPPTTPVWLDADDPEHPPEASSREVQNIPLGLGALLLGVAAVVFAVLATSSMDALTRLGILLLATILMLLAPPVLTRRGLTSTAETIAAVGLLLVPLAGYALWAVDRIGGDGSGAIFAGVIFAVTAAVSVGYAGLTRLRAPRFAAVLAAQPVVPLLAYEQVSGPAGWALVLTVVAVLDLWLARSPITVQQPVVEPVPETAPDQASTPRQRQADGRPEGAPEEAGEVIDPTAGTPVAPSVRPVPGLRELTWALHGVAVVLALGYAVTALLRTDTVPGATGAGLVLLLAAAVCLVGTLLLRRPPLPDIGAGVLTLAVIGALGRIASVALPGRSLLLIAAVIAATGLVVRAVPESARRGPQLASAVALTVSGVVVAGSALRAGIAPVQAALPAWAADLDRYPAELAAAVGPAAWQLAASAFLLTVAAVVALPPEIRREFAVTGAALTALAVPASFGLSWAMAPWPMVLTAIAIGAIGLSARTNRAALAHAVAAAGVGLVGAGAALARPALTAAVLLTLVLAGVLIAVAPRIRVAPAAADEISAWAAGGAAFALPGAVAAFVATLAPDEPALTPASLQAATVPVLAASFLAVCVTLGYTAIVQVSQRNIPVPLSVGTGLGALVVAAAGFGSPGATVADAWVSALLLVSAVLLFLAPSIDAGRRADLTMDGSDLAAAAVTAALVATLLRIGTVLAPGGQLAVAAALVLVVAVAARAMPEQWRRGPVLGLALGGVLIGLLAGWMALRGGVGVLATPGPIWNGDLSGWPAAPTGGTTWQGPIALALLALAAAILLPSPWRYDVSGAAVVLATIGAPAAFDLSWWSPVLIGGMVAAVYAMAAVPAIDPRAALSRITVAGVIALHAAGAGLVRPWTTALALTSIVVIGVAVAGLARTTAGSLIEDIRTEGMPPHLAQIGGAAVGAALLALPGATAALAAEFGHAPQTILTASLAATSLGLALIAGVRWQVPQYLPWASAGVVGGAVVTALAAVPLGLPVGVYAAAAALLGVLAELVREATDPPADPMQPVRRWTVLLDGAIRRPPDDGLRRRWRVSPAAGALAAAALPTLLALISIAPALIAALVDPIRTLRQVWQGPPPELLDPPAAAVNPTHVLTALLLTMTAALAASGFSAGRRSRAVPVVLPGAAITLLIAPIALGSGWPTSTRAALVVFTISMLGLALTPPPSLVERARSLRLARVLVFLIGLAAGGAGLAGSLATRDLTLLSLGGAVGVGVVAALFGTTSRARILGWLFASLMAQLFVLTAGLVAGLAAVWSAFGVLAVGAALQVFATRLPRLRRPEARVEAATVEWSGHAAALIALALAFDSPRHIAALLAGWGAMLGIAAMRPGRRPVERRILFWAVVICEITAWWILMWVAEVALPEAYTLPFAALALLVGVLELRQRPDMSSWVAYGPALVAAFVPTLAIVLATDSSTLRQVLLLLGAVAVLVFGSMSQQQAPVIVGAVVTAIAAVHALFSLGPWLALIPVGFLLLILGASNERRRRAQERLQTALRGMR; encoded by the coding sequence GTGGCGACCTTTCAGTGCTCCTCGTGCGGCCGGGAGATCAAGCCAGCGGTCCGCTGCCCGCGCTGCGGTGCCCACCAGCCACAGTGGGCCGAGCATCTGGCGGAGATCGAGCGGTCCATCGCGGAGATGAAGGCCCGTGAGGCCGCCATCGCCAGCGAACAACGGCAACTGGCCTCCAAGATGCAGGCCGCGATCTTCCAGCGGGACACCCTGGCCCACGCCGGCAGCGTAGGTGAGGGCCGGGTCAAGCAGACCAACCGCCCGCGTCGGGTGCTGCGCCGTCGACCGGCGTACAAGTCGCCGGGGGGCGCCACGGTCCCACCGGTACGCGGCAAGCCGGCCGGGGGCGATCCACCGCCACCACGGGTGCCCCGGCAGGGCCCCTCCGCCGGTACGGAGGATCTGCCGCCGACCACCCCGGTGTGGCTTGACGCCGACGACCCGGAGCACCCCCCGGAGGCCTCCTCGCGGGAGGTCCAGAACATTCCCCTGGGCCTGGGTGCCCTGCTGCTCGGTGTGGCTGCGGTGGTCTTCGCCGTGCTCGCTACCAGCTCGATGGACGCCCTGACCCGCCTGGGCATCCTGCTGCTGGCCACCATCCTCATGCTGCTCGCCCCGCCGGTGCTGACCCGGCGCGGGCTGACCTCCACCGCGGAGACCATCGCCGCGGTGGGGCTGCTGCTGGTTCCGCTAGCCGGGTACGCGCTGTGGGCGGTGGACCGGATCGGCGGCGACGGCTCCGGGGCGATCTTCGCCGGGGTGATCTTCGCGGTGACCGCCGCGGTCTCCGTCGGATACGCCGGACTGACCCGGCTGCGCGCCCCCCGCTTCGCCGCCGTGCTGGCCGCCCAGCCGGTGGTCCCGCTGTTGGCGTACGAGCAGGTCAGCGGCCCGGCCGGCTGGGCCCTGGTGTTGACCGTGGTGGCCGTGCTGGACCTCTGGTTGGCCCGGTCCCCGATCACGGTGCAACAGCCGGTCGTCGAACCGGTGCCGGAGACGGCCCCGGATCAGGCGAGCACCCCCCGCCAGCGGCAGGCCGACGGGCGTCCCGAGGGTGCGCCGGAGGAAGCCGGTGAGGTGATCGACCCCACCGCCGGCACCCCGGTCGCCCCGTCGGTACGACCGGTGCCGGGGCTGCGGGAGCTGACCTGGGCCCTGCACGGGGTCGCCGTCGTACTGGCCCTCGGGTACGCGGTGACCGCCCTGCTGCGCACCGACACCGTGCCGGGCGCCACCGGCGCCGGTCTGGTGCTGCTGCTGGCCGCCGCCGTGTGCCTGGTCGGCACCCTGCTGCTGCGGCGTCCACCGCTGCCCGACATCGGCGCGGGGGTGCTCACCCTGGCCGTCATCGGCGCCCTCGGCCGGATCGCCTCGGTGGCGCTGCCGGGCCGTTCCCTGCTGCTGATCGCGGCCGTCATCGCCGCCACCGGCCTGGTGGTACGGGCGGTGCCGGAGTCCGCCCGACGCGGGCCACAACTGGCCAGCGCGGTGGCGCTGACCGTCAGCGGAGTGGTGGTCGCCGGCAGCGCCCTGCGCGCCGGGATCGCGCCCGTGCAGGCCGCCCTACCGGCCTGGGCGGCGGACCTCGACCGGTACCCGGCCGAGTTGGCCGCCGCGGTGGGACCGGCCGCCTGGCAGTTGGCCGCCAGCGCCTTCCTGCTGACCGTGGCGGCCGTGGTGGCCCTGCCCCCGGAGATCCGCCGCGAGTTCGCGGTGACCGGTGCCGCGCTGACCGCCCTGGCCGTACCCGCATCCTTCGGGTTGAGCTGGGCGATGGCGCCCTGGCCGATGGTGCTCACCGCGATCGCCATCGGGGCGATCGGGTTGTCGGCCCGGACGAATCGGGCCGCCCTGGCGCACGCGGTGGCGGCTGCCGGGGTCGGTCTGGTCGGCGCCGGGGCGGCACTGGCCCGACCCGCTCTGACCGCCGCCGTACTGCTCACCCTCGTCCTGGCCGGGGTGCTGATCGCGGTGGCCCCCCGGATCAGGGTGGCACCGGCCGCCGCCGACGAGATCTCGGCCTGGGCGGCCGGCGGGGCGGCGTTCGCCCTGCCCGGGGCGGTGGCCGCCTTCGTCGCCACCCTGGCCCCCGACGAACCGGCCCTGACCCCGGCCAGTCTCCAGGCGGCGACTGTACCGGTGCTGGCTGCCAGCTTCCTGGCCGTCTGCGTCACCCTCGGCTACACCGCGATCGTGCAGGTGTCCCAGCGGAATATTCCGGTGCCCCTGTCGGTCGGCACCGGCCTGGGCGCCCTGGTGGTCGCGGCGGCCGGATTCGGTTCACCCGGTGCCACCGTGGCCGACGCCTGGGTCAGCGCCTTGCTGTTGGTCTCCGCCGTCCTGCTGTTCCTGGCCCCGTCGATCGACGCCGGCCGACGCGCCGACCTGACGATGGACGGCTCCGACCTGGCCGCCGCCGCGGTGACCGCGGCCCTGGTCGCCACCCTGCTGCGGATCGGCACGGTGCTCGCCCCCGGCGGGCAGCTGGCGGTCGCCGCCGCGCTGGTCCTGGTCGTCGCGGTGGCCGCTCGGGCGATGCCGGAACAGTGGCGACGCGGTCCGGTGCTCGGCCTGGCTCTCGGCGGGGTGCTGATCGGCCTGCTGGCCGGCTGGATGGCCCTCCGGGGTGGGGTCGGTGTCCTGGCGACCCCCGGCCCGATCTGGAACGGCGACCTCAGTGGATGGCCGGCCGCTCCGACCGGCGGCACCACCTGGCAGGGCCCGATCGCCCTGGCCCTGCTGGCGCTCGCCGCGGCCATCCTGCTGCCGTCGCCCTGGCGCTACGACGTGTCCGGGGCGGCCGTGGTGCTCGCCACCATCGGGGCACCGGCCGCCTTCGACCTGTCCTGGTGGTCGCCGGTCCTGATCGGAGGCATGGTCGCCGCCGTGTACGCGATGGCCGCCGTCCCCGCCATCGACCCCCGGGCGGCCCTGTCCAGGATCACCGTCGCCGGGGTGATCGCCCTGCATGCCGCCGGTGCCGGCCTGGTCCGGCCCTGGACCACGGCGCTGGCCTTGACCAGCATCGTGGTGATCGGTGTGGCGGTGGCCGGGCTGGCCCGTACGACCGCTGGGTCCCTCATCGAGGACATCCGGACCGAGGGGATGCCCCCGCATCTGGCGCAGATCGGTGGGGCGGCCGTGGGGGCGGCCCTGCTGGCCCTGCCGGGTGCCACGGCCGCGTTGGCCGCCGAGTTCGGGCACGCCCCGCAGACGATCCTCACCGCCAGCCTGGCCGCCACCAGCCTGGGTCTGGCCCTGATCGCCGGAGTCCGCTGGCAGGTTCCGCAGTATCTGCCCTGGGCCAGCGCCGGGGTGGTCGGCGGTGCGGTGGTGACCGCGCTGGCCGCCGTACCCCTTGGTCTGCCGGTCGGTGTCTACGCCGCCGCGGCCGCTCTGCTGGGGGTGCTCGCCGAACTGGTCCGGGAGGCCACCGATCCGCCCGCCGATCCGATGCAGCCGGTCCGCCGCTGGACGGTGCTGCTCGACGGGGCGATCCGACGGCCACCGGATGACGGGCTGCGCCGTCGGTGGCGGGTCAGCCCGGCTGCGGGGGCCCTGGCCGCTGCCGCCCTGCCTACCCTGCTGGCGCTGATCTCCATCGCTCCGGCGCTGATCGCCGCCCTGGTGGACCCGATCCGTACCCTCCGTCAGGTCTGGCAGGGCCCTCCGCCGGAGTTGCTCGACCCACCGGCGGCGGCCGTCAACCCGACCCATGTGCTGACCGCGCTGCTGCTGACCATGACGGCCGCGCTGGCGGCCAGCGGCTTCAGCGCGGGTCGGCGCTCCCGGGCGGTGCCGGTGGTGCTGCCCGGTGCCGCGATCACCCTGTTGATCGCCCCGATCGCGTTGGGCAGCGGCTGGCCGACGAGCACCCGTGCCGCACTGGTGGTGTTCACCATCTCGATGCTGGGGCTGGCCCTGACCCCACCACCCTCCCTCGTGGAGCGGGCCCGCTCGTTGCGGCTGGCCCGGGTACTCGTCTTCCTGATCGGCCTGGCGGCCGGCGGGGCGGGCCTGGCCGGCAGCCTAGCCACCCGGGACCTGACCCTGCTGAGCCTCGGGGGTGCCGTCGGGGTCGGCGTGGTGGCGGCCCTGTTCGGCACCACCTCCCGGGCCCGGATCCTCGGCTGGTTGTTCGCCTCCCTGATGGCGCAACTCTTCGTGCTCACGGCGGGTCTGGTGGCCGGGCTCGCGGCGGTGTGGTCCGCCTTCGGGGTGCTCGCGGTGGGTGCCGCCCTACAGGTCTTCGCCACCCGACTGCCCCGGCTGCGTCGACCCGAGGCACGGGTGGAGGCCGCCACGGTGGAATGGAGCGGCCATGCCGCCGCCCTGATCGCGCTGGCCCTGGCCTTCGACTCACCACGGCACATCGCCGCCCTGCTGGCCGGCTGGGGTGCCATGCTCGGCATCGCGGCCATGCGGCCGGGGCGTCGACCGGTGGAACGTCGGATCCTGTTCTGGGCGGTGGTGATCTGCGAGATCACCGCCTGGTGGATCCTGATGTGGGTCGCCGAGGTGGCCCTGCCCGAGGCGTACACCCTGCCCTTCGCCGCCCTGGCCCTGCTGGTCGGCGTGCTGGAGTTGCGGCAGCGACCGGACATGAGCAGTTGGGTGGCGTACGGGCCGGCGCTGGTGGCCGCCTTCGTACCCACCCTGGCGATCGTGCTGGCGACCGATTCGAGCACCCTGCGCCAGGTGCTGCTGCTGCTCGGTGCGGTAGCCGTGCTGGTCTTCGGGTCGATGAGCCAGCAGCAGGCCCCAGTGATCGTGG